The genome window aaaaataattttagcttGTCAATACGTCTGGATTCAATTTATTTGTAACCAATTTCcaatattttgtaatttaatttcagatttacaaaatttattaaagccAAGTATAAACTCATTCAACTCAGATATTTTTCTTcggaaacttttttattttcctaccACAACAGTCACAagacaataaaaatttaatgtctGATAATGCATATTTAGCAAGAATAAAAATGCCTaagccttttcttttttcttatcttatccttTTCTTATCTTTGTAATGTCTTTGACTCCTTGTAGATACACAGATGCAAAAGTAAGTGggaaaagacaaaaaagaaagcTCAGAGAACCAATGGTTTTGATCCTTaacagatttttattttatcatcccAAACAACTCAAACCAAGTCATTCATAGCAACACATTCTTACAATCTTACATGTCAAAACTAAACAAAAGTGAGAGAAACATCGGAACATGGCAACCCAATTAAACAATGTGTTCAGAACTTCAATTCTGAAGCACAAGATCCAATCAGAGACCCCTTTGAAAACCACAATAAGAACCACAAGATTTCAAGTGATCAATGCTACCAGCAGTGCAAGGCAGCTCATAGAGTCTGGCACAGTGAGGCCAATATTGCCAAAAGATGCTTCCACAGCCATAAACTCAGAGGGATTTGTTCTCCTTGATGTTAGACCAACTTGGGAGAGAGAAAAGGCCCGTGTGGCAGGGTCTTTGCACGTGCCAATGTTTGTGGAGGACACGGATAACAGTCCCATAACTCTGCTTAAGAAGTGGGTGCATTTTGGGTACATTGGCTTGTGGACTGGCCAGTACCTCACTACTTTGAATTCTGAGTTCCTTAGTCAAGTGGAAAATGCCATTCCTGGTAAGGAGGCCAAGCTTCTTGTGGCGTGTGGAGAAGGGTTAAGGTGAGTACACGGaagaaatttttgttttcagaAAATATGGTTAATTGGTTATAGCAAATTATGATTGTTTATGTAGCTTAGAATTTTTAATGgacattaaaattttgtttccttttttgcaCTTAATTGAAATGGAGTTGTTCCTGTTCTTGGTGAGAAAGTTTGGTAATTTTTATAGTTAGCATTCTAGTTTATATCAAGGAACTTGAAACTAGATCTAATTAACTTTCCTCTAGAAATAATCTATTTATctttctagtttgttttccaTGTAACACTAAGATTTATAAGCTTATAAAAATGTCACACCTGATTTCATAGTTAATAAGCTCTAACATTCCTTTTTTAatcaagaaaattattaatgacTTTGAATTGGAGCTTTATATTAGTTTGTATTGTAGGTATGACTTTTTCCAATTCACAAAATCAGAACTTAAATTCATCACAGCAAGAAGAACAAGTTGATTTTGACAATAAAGGAAAATGTTAACTTGTTGGCTTTGGTGAGTGATTCAGGTCAATGACAGCAGCTTCAAAACTGTATAACGGAGGTTACAAAAATCTGGGATGGTTGGCTGGAGGCTTTAATCGTTCTAAGAACAACGACTTCCCAGCAGTAGAAGGAAAAGAGAAGTTGCAGCATGCAACAGTTGGGGGTGTTTCTTACATATTCCTTCAGTTGCTCATATTATTAAAGGCTGttgattaaggaattattttgataacttattaattttcatgtttgtgaatcttttgaatttgtaaGCCTCTGTAGCCTAGTGACAAgtacattttattaaaattccaTTTAAATTAAGACTATGCAATTTTGTAGATAAGCAGGCCAGGTTTCCATACTTCACACAGATCATGCATTTCGTGAAGTAGTTTTATCAATTATCACATCaacattaaatttctttttctagTATCATATTTTTATAGGATGAATCCAATTTATTTCCTGAGTCAGAATTTCCTATTCTTTGTATATAAAATGGCTCATTATGAAAGTATTGGTATACTGACCCATATTATTTTGTATCAAATTCAAGAGAGTGAAACGCCACAATAGTGGTTGTTTACTACTCTGCCTCTTAAAATGGTTTACATAGTTCAATCTTGAGTAAGAGATTCTCTAGGCAGCCTTTGGTGAATTAGTGGATGACCTTCTCTTGCTTATTTTTGTAACATAAtgtatttccttttctttggtAGTAGTAGTTGTTGgaatatctttaatctttattatttatacGGAAGTTAACAATTCACAAAAGTTCTAGGATCTACAACAAGCTTGATTATTAAGGATTAGATAAAATACATGGATCCATAGTTGGTTCTTGATCTAAGCGTTATTTGATATTTGTTGTAAGATCTTTGTAGCTATTCATCATGATCACGAACAATGATATTATGGTTGTTCCTCAACCGAACCTCTTTATTCCTCAATAGATCTTTTATAATTCTtcagatggagagaagagaaATTATGTGTGACGGCTCGGTATATTAGTGACGAAAGTCTTCTTATAGCGTGTTAATCTAATAGGATTCTCATTATCCTCTCATGGGTCAACATTGACATTTGTTCATTTAAGTCCATATTATCTTATTTAGTTGTCTAACATGTTTACTTAATTtgaccacataaaataaaactcactaatgataaataattaatataattgtcttataatattaacccacattaattattggaataaaaaaattccaacaatCTTCTACTTGGGCTACATATTgtaacaattatatcaaaaattCTTAGGCGCACATCCATACACTATTTATCTTTAGACTTCCACCTTAACAAACCGACTCATCTCTTGTATCAATAATGAAATCATTGCGGCTTTCGTCACTACAACAAATGTGACTAGACCCCAATGACCACCACATCAATACACTCAATGACATAGATCAATAAGGATAAGCAACATGGAAATTACATGCAATGTGATCTCAGTCATGCCTATTTCCAATTGGTCCAACTTAAATCTTTAGTGAGATCAATCTTAAGTCCTTAAGTACAATTTAAATAGTGCATTTAAACAAACAAGTTTCATAATAAACTTATAAACTCTAATCTTTATTTATGCATAAAATCAAATACATGAAATTTGAATCCAAACATAGAACATAAAGACTTCCACTAAATCAAGGCAACAACTGAAACAACACCATTCAAGCAACGTATATGCTCATGTTTTAAGTGTTAACCATTAATTAGTGGGTAAGCTAGCATACTATCTTTTCctatacattataaaaatatctttatttttcttaattctttctTTAATAACCATAAACTTTGTGTCAATAACCTCTAACCTGGTTGAACTCTTGTTCTTGTTGGAGTATAACACTATTGAGTTATTATCACAATAAATACTTAATGGTCTCTTAATATTTGTAACAATAGGAAAACCAATAACAAAATTTAGCAGTCATATCATATGGTTTCTTATTAGAGTCAGAATACCTTATAATCTCTAAACTTCTAGACTTTCGATATGTAAGTATGTAGTTTCTTATTCTCTTCAAATAACGCATTACATGCTTTACTACTTTCTAGTGCCGCATACCATGATTACTCACATATCTTTCTAGGACTCTCACTAAAAAGCTATATTAAAACGAAAACAACCTTAAGAATTGAATACATAAGACTACCCACGACTAAAGTATAAGGAATCATTTGCATCTATTCTTTTTTCAAGATTACTAATGGGGCATTGTTTGAGACTAACTTGTCTCCTTTACCCGTATATGTATTTTCTAATTTACTATCTTTCATGTTGAATATATCCAAAGCTATGTTATGATTAGAAAgttgtcatcaacatatataatACCAAAAGGATAATTTTACTCCCACTAAATTTTTTGGTATGTGCAATCATCAACCAAAATTGCCTCAAAACCATAAGAGGTAATAACTTGATGAAATTTATAATACCATTGACGGAAAGCCTATTTAAAGTCATAGATGAATTATTTTAGTTTGCATACCATAAACTTTGAATAACCTTAACAAGTTTTTCTAGTTGCATCATATTGTTTCATCAATGTTATCATTTAGAAACATAAGTCTTTACATTAATCTAATACAACTATAAATCAAAACGAGTCATCAGTGTCATTATAGTCGTAAGAGAGTCTTTCTATGAAACCAGAGAAAAGTCTCTTTATAATCATTGCATTCCCTTTAAGTAAAGTCTTTGGCAACAAGATGATCTTTATGTATCTTAACATTACCTTTTGAATCCCTTTAAATTATAGATATTTGTTTACAACTTATGGGGTTCGCACCTTCAGGTAATTTGACGATATCCCAAAAGTCATTGTCAACCATTGattttatcacataattaatGACTTGACTAAAGTTGATTAGATCTTCCTCGATGAACCTAATGTCATATTGATGTTCTTAAAGAGATGCACCAAAATAATCCAAAGTtgcatttttccattttctaGTGGATCTTCTAAATGACACTTCTTGAGGCGACTGAGTTTGAACTATAGGTGGTGCTTAGGGAGAAATCCCAATGTTGTCTTGTCCTTAAATGATGTCATGAATAACATCATTATGAATTACTAGATATGTTTCTTGAACAATGGAAAGTACAAAGACTTATCCATTGTCAATAATAAGTTATTCTTTAAGGACAACACTCATTATGTTTCCTTCCCCTCCAAACTCAATTTTCTCAAGGAATTTGACATTTTCATCTCAAAGAATGATCTTATAGTGGGATTGTAAAACTTATACTCACGAGAGCGCTCAATCTAACCAACAAAGCAGTAACTATATTGTTGAGTCTAGTTTACCTTGTGACATATAAGGCCTTGCTTCGGCTAGACATTCCCAAATGTGCATGTGCCTAATGATTGGCTTATTCCCCGTCCATAGCTCATAGGGAGTTTAGTTACTACTTTAATTGGTACCTTGTTGAGGatataaattgtaatatttaatgtttttcccCAAAGTGACTTTGGTAGAGAAAAATCATATTTCTTGCAATATCCTTAAGAGTCTAGTTTCGTCATTCTGCAACTTTGTTCATGATAGGTTTGTCTAACATTGTATATTGCAGAACAATTTCACACTTattgaagaaagagaaaaaacatgAAGAGTTCTAAACGTTTCTCACCTTATCTGTCATATCTACCATAGTATTCACCATCATAATCAGATTTGTCagtcttaattttctttcataatTGAAGTTCAACTTCAACTTTGAAAGACTTGAAAACATCTAGAGACCAAGACTTTTCATCAATTAAAGAAATAGTAATTTTctataaacataataaaatatatttgtccaTTCTATGAATCCCTAGGGAAGGGACCACAAACATCtgtatgaattatttctaagaCATTCTTAACTCTTTTGACACCTACAttccttttgtttgtttgtttttccttaatacattcaatacaaacttaaaaATTTGACAAATCTAAGGGTCAAAGAATTTTCTCTAGCACAAGCTTTTGAGCTCTCTGTATAAAGATGTGGTCTAAGTGCCTATGCCACAAAGTGATAgaattctcatttaatttatgtttcGTACCATGCGAATCCTTCACAACATTTAATTACAGGAACACTCAATATCAATTAAAGACCTATAACCAACATCATTTGAATCAAAAGAGAgattaactttattatttctaaatGAACAATAATAACTGGATTTGtccaaaatagaaatagaaattgaaTTCCGTCTAATAAACAGTGCAACATAAGTCTCAGCCAAATCCAAATGGTAAGTCTTTAAAAGCAACTTAAAAGTTCATATAACTTcatttgcaattttattttcattgctcCATTTAGATGATTTTTTCAGCATCACTTGGCAAATAACTCCACAAGTAACCTTGCAAAAATATACTTATGTGAGTAATAACACCAAAATCTACCCACCAAATGTCCTTGGGTACGAAAACTAAATTATCTTTAGAACAAACAAAATGAGAAGTTTATCCTTCTTCGCACATCTTGTACTTAGGATATTTTTACTTCATATGTCCCAACTTTTTACAAAAGTAAAAGTGAATTCTTTATCTTGCTCTTGTGTTTCTActctaatagagaaaaactttATACAATATCCTCgactcttttttttgttattacaaAAAGGACCTAGTTTGATCTAGTATCATGATAAATGAAGTCCCATTAACGTTTTTCGTAGTTAAAAAATCATCCAATTCCatgcaattgaaaaaaatttctcaattaACTCTTTAAACTAACAGTTTGGAATTTCAAAGAAATATGAGTAGTGACAAAAGAGTGGTAGCATCAACTACTAATgagagaaatataaatatacaatgCACAATTTATATTTATGGTAAATTTAAAGACCCAAATATGATACCTAACACACCATTAATCCCCAACCTTTGGATTAAAAGGACTAACTGCAAATGATACTCTCAATACAATGATCAAACACGGGTGATAAGTCTTGTCAAACAATGTTGTCTTTGGACATTCCATTGTTCACACGGAAAACTAATATAATGATAAATCAAgtcaaataatgattgtctttgaacaCTTCATAATTTACATGAAAAACCAAACCTTATAATCACCACACATTTATCATCATAGGCATATAATTATTCGACCAAATTATGTCTTCTATTGGGCTAAACATAATTCGTAAGAATAATTTCATACAATATCTATGTAAATTCAATTAGATTAACCTACGCAACAAAACTTACTTTGACAACATATTTCAATTaatccaataaaaatattagacaGTTTAATTAAAATGACGAGATCTTAAATTTACACAAATTTTAAACATAAGCACAATATCCAAAAGTGTACATGTCTATCACAATCCAACGATTAGATATCAGTGCCTAAGAATCTTGAAGTGAGATATatctcataaattatttttaatttcacacacacacatatatatatatatatatatatatatatatatatatatatatatatatatatatatatatatatatatataaatatataaacgaAATATATACTTAccgattttaaataaatgatttacTAATTCTCAGTCCAAATCAATATCCATTGATTCCATTGCCTTTATTCAATATAAAATGGAAACAATCTCTATGCATGGGAAATCAATAACTTTTATGAACGgtgtaaaaagaagaaaaaaaaactcgttGGCTAATTGCTATACCACCTGAATAACAATAATACTTACGCCAACCATTCTTTAATATGTAAAACATATACAAAAGCCACCAACCAGGAGCCTATATTAGCcatatatagatatattaattaatccTGTGGTGATCTTAAGACAATGACCTTATGACTTAAAAAACCAAATATATTCACATTTGATTTAACAAGATATGTCACGTAAAGCCTGAATCCTTAAGAAAAGATGTCAAATAAGACAAATATCAAAGAAACTTTCCTTATTCACGGCCAAAATgaagaattaattcaaaaagataATATGTtaatacacacatatatattaatttgcaaACACCCATTCTATCATTCTCTTGAGTATATTTCACTTTTTCCTTCCGgatccaaaaaacaaaaactaaatggTGAAACCAATACAATGAACGGGATCCAATATTTGGAACgaatagaaaattaattatctaATATCAATATTTCAACCAACAAAACAcgatttgaaataataaatCCAGAGAACCTcacgaatgaaaaaaaaaaagcatcttgataaaatatttctggGTCAAGTTGAATTTCTGCATCGAAGAAATAATTTCCCCTCCTaaaaaaaagggttcatttaaATGGGGGAAAATAACCAAAACTCCATGcatcaaataaataagaatactTTAATCCTAATAATCAAGCATTGGGGATCTCCTTTGATACCACTTAttagaatatctttaattttttattttttatgcgaAAGTCAAAAGTTTACAGATTTATAATGTAAGTCAATTCATCAAAAGTCCTATGATCTTTAACTTGTTTGATTAGTAAGGAACGAAAGATTTTTATTCTTCAGTAAAATCTTTATAACTCTTTAGAGAGGGagaagagaaatgatgtgtgaCAACTCGGTATATTGAGAACCATAATTTTCTTATAGCGTGTTAGCTTAATAGGGTTTTCCTTATCCTCTAATGAGTCAATATTGACATCTACTCATTTAAGTCCATATTATCTTATTTAGTTGTCTAATAAACTCACTTAATTtgaccacataaaataaaatccactaatgataaataattaattatcttataatattaactcatattaattagtgaaatagaaaattttccACGACTTTCAAATCAATGGGAATTAAGGCGATGATTTGATAATGTTATGAGATATGGATTGGTGCCTATTGACTTATGAGTTATGTCAACTGGCTTGATTTGTTAGGTCTTCATTGGATGAGTGGTAGATTTTGACCAAATATTTTTAggggttaaaaaaaattaaacgatACACTCAATCATGAGAACATGCAAATTCTCTCAATTGAGAATTTCGCTAGGATTTTCTCTAGTAAAAATGTTCACCATcaaaattctaatcttttgttgttatttttagttAAGGGTTGAGATTTTCCttgacaaaaatattatataagggATCCAAATCCCAAATGTTATACATAAAATATTGGAAAATTTCCCAAATTACACATTCTCTTTTCTATCTTTTCCCAAATTACACAAGTTTGTCAAAAATTTCTCAATCTACACCACATTCTATGTTCACTACCCCATCTTCCGTACgggtcttttttttaattaatttatatgtttaaatttttattttcatttaaactattaaaataatacaaatattatattatataaatatatttttaattgattttaaaaataattttttattaatataattttttaatatgaaaataatattattaaatataattacttatcttgtattatttaatttatataagacaTTTTGTAggtgaacatttttttaaatataaattttttctaataatatatttgctttagtaaaaaaaattaaaatttttaatattattatgttactaaatataattagtttgtttatgtcattagatttttttaaaattgataatactttttgtttaacaatttatttatagtagAACATTATACTACATTATAAATAAAGTACTTAAACAATTATATTTGGTCAAGGAAAAACTTAAGATGAAAGCATGTTGGAACAATTATTTCTGTTATGGTCATGTTACtgaaaaatttcatattttcgtTCATTTTTGTTTTCGTCCATCTCATCTCGTATGAATTAGAGTTGAAACCGGACGACCTTTTGTGgtcttctttctccttggatCAGAACCCCATTGATCTCCTTCATATTCTTATCACATTAATTTGTGTATGACATTAAAGTGAATAGCAACGACACATAGTTCATGGGATTCGACAAATTGATGGGCACACTCATGACGTGAGAACATGACAAGTGTTTAGCTTGGTATTAATTCCAATTACACTTTTGAGATTGTAATATTACTCTAAACCTTGGTGGTGAACATAAATTtagctaaaaaatatatacatgtaactaaaaaattatattataattttctcaatttttttttctttatctatatatatctcttaacaaattataaaaattattttaataaaaaattggagaaaacaattattttaaaaaattttaataaataaaatatattattagaaaattttaataatttttattattaaaagttttaatttttatttgtattattagaAATGTAGTgtatattagaaatttttttataaacttgtGTAGTTTGAGAAAAGATACAAGAGAAAAAGTgtaatttaagaaatttgtcaaaaatattACCTATATTCATTTAGGTGATCCCCTGTAACAGCTAACGCTATCTTTGTTTCTCTGTTCTACACCCCTCAAACGGCCGTTCAagcaaaagtaaaaaattgttGCTTCTTAAATAACGTTACTTTGAAATGTGAGTCCATCCATTCAAATAGtaaaccaaacacacactaaGAGGCTTGCCACTGCGGATGAGATACAGAGAACAAAGAAGGTGTTTGTTTTTTGTTCGTGTGATTGAGAGAGCAGGAATATGAAGAATTGAATGATTACAATCTTCAAATACAAGGGCAATTGGAAGTGAATGTGGCGTGTAAGTTTCCATGGTCATCAAAAGTGCCTCTAGAGGTTAAATCTTTTGCTTTGAAGATGTTCTATGACTGGATTTTCACTAGACAGAATCTAATTCGTAGAAATGTTATTCCACCAATAACAATCTGTGTCTAGGATGTTTTAAGGCTAAAGAAAGAGCCTTTCATTATTTGAATGTGAGTTTTGCTCTTCAATTTGGAGGGAGTGTCTGAGCCTTTGAGGTGGTGGTGAATAgtttttcttattcattttcctctattagtattttttaaaattgttctttttctttttctctggtATATACATAAAGGGTCTTGGAGGGAGGGGTTGATAGATGGGGGATTAAAAAAAGGTTAGGATCTGGCAACTGGCAAGTAATTTGGTTCGCTGTTATATGGTCAATATGGAAAAGTAGAAAAGCCCTTGTTTTTTCAGCAAGTTGGTGGGAGGTAAGTGAAGTGATGGAGGGGTGAAATTGTTATCTTGGCAATGGCTTAAAGCTAATGGTGATTTTAATTTTCCTCAATCATGCAGGTTTGATTATCACAGGGATTGTTTACAAGCGAGCTGAGAAGGTGGGGGAGCGTGAAGAGATTCAGGTGAAAAGAGTGTGGTTAAGTACAATGGATTCAAATTGTGGATTGTGGGGAAGATAATGTTTTGTAAACTTTagagtaaaataaagttttgcaCCCGACAAGTTACAAGTTCAAACGTCTGCTTATctctttaaaataagaaaaatatagtgTTCTCTGAGTCTGAAAAATTTGTTCAGTAGCATAAAATttcttacaaaaaattaaattcattctaatttattttgaattttttctcTCCTAGATTCAAAGAATTCCTCCCTAAAGTTACCGTTGCTACGTACCCTTCTtcattcttttatcttcaatatgTGTGTTGCGTGtcagagggcgagccctggtgcagcggtaaagttgtgccttggtgacttgttagTCATGGGTTCGAATTCGGAAACAGCCTCTACTAGTTTTATGTGTGTTGCGTGTCAGTTGTAGATACTATTTTTGAGTGTGTGACACACcactttttatttctaattctagatacctaattttctcaaattcatctaaattataaagaagaaaaacttgTAAAATTTGATACAGCATATAAGACGCCAACACGTCTAGAACTCGTATGTCATTAgccaaaattagaaaaaagggCCAGCCAATACTAATTAATCACACAGAACGGAACCTAGCAAACACACTAAATAAATACGTAATACTACAACAAACAGATCATATTTCCTTGTCAAGGAAAAGATATGCACTCCTTTACCATCCATTTAGCAAACAAATATAACAGCCCCATAAGGCATCACATAAAACAACAAACTAAACTAGAAGGTACAAATTACGGAAAGAACTTCTCATTCCTTAAGGAAAACATTATTGTCCCAAAACAAAAAGTTAAGAGAAACATATTTAATCAAAGACCTTCACTTAGATTTCACATTGCTTATTTTGCATTGAATGCAGAAGATGTCTAAATGTGCTCCAAAGCCAGAAGAAAATACCCAGATGAGGAGCTCTAAGAGCAACGGATTTTTAATCAGGAGTGGATGGACGTTCGTGGGGTGTTGCAAGAGAGCGTGGTACAAGATCCGAATGCATCTCTATTGCGAAAAAAAGTGTCACATTCATTGACAAGACACTAATGCATGATAAACTTGTAAAGTTTAGACATTTCACACTTTACACATTTGTCTTATAGGTACGAGTTAGGcg of Glycine soja cultivar W05 chromosome 1, ASM419377v2, whole genome shotgun sequence contains these proteins:
- the LOC114416217 gene encoding rhodanese-like domain-containing protein 10 isoform X1, encoding MATQLNNVFRTSILKHKIQSETPLKTTIRTTRFQVINATSSARQLIESGTVRPILPKDASTAINSEGFVLLDVRPTWEREKARVAGSLHVPMFVEDTDNSPITLLKKWVHFGYIGLWTGQYLTTLNSEFLSQVENAIPGKEAKLLVACGEGLRSMTAASKLYNGGYKNLGWLAGGFNRSKNNDFPAVEGKEKLQHATVGGVSYIFLQLLILLKAVD
- the LOC114416217 gene encoding rhodanese-like domain-containing protein 10 isoform X2; this translates as MATQLNNVFRTSILKHKIQSETPLKTTIRTTRFQVINATSSARQLIESGTVRPILPKDASTAINSEGFVLLDVRPTWEREKARVAGSLHVPMFVEDTDNSPITLLKKWVHFGYIGLWTGQYLTTLNSEFLSQVENAIPGKEAKLLVACGEGLRYDFFQFTKSELKFITARRTS